AGGGACTTCCAATATGCCGCCAAAGATGATGATTCCCTCCTTGAACCCTTCGCCACTTTTTCTCACTCCCCAACCATTGCAGAGATACCGTTTTTCCTCCGCCTCACCGGCTTGTCTGAAGTGAGCATAGATCTGAGGAACACCATATTTGTCCCGTTCCACGGTCAGCCGAACAGGTATACCGGACTTTGTTTGAACAGAGAGATGCATGAATGCCTCCAGGAATATGGTTGAATTCGTTGATCGATCTTTAGCTGACAAAACTTTACAATAGTAACAGATTCCGTTTAGAGATATTTTTACAAAGTATGCTTCCAATGCCTGGAAGCTGAACGTTGGACTTTTTCAAACCGTCTTTCATATGCAAGCGCGGATGCCCGGAAACATTCTTGAGCCCTTTCCATCCCCAAGACATTCAGGGCTTCCAAGGAAATCAATCGTTTGCCAAGGGCCCGGATCGATTTACGCTATCAACCATTGGGAAAGGAGATAAAGGTGGCCGAACAGGAAAAAACAGCAGCGGTGCGCGAATATTTGCAAGCGGAATTTTCAGGTTTTTCAATAGAAGACCAACACGACCCCAAACGGCAAATGCATGTTTTCAAGGTCGGCAGTCAAGACAGGCTGCATAATGTTCTCATTGCGGACGATTTTCTGAACAAACACGACACCTGGGAAATACCGGATTTATTGAGAAAATTCCTTCTGGCGGAACATATGAGGGAGATGAGCTCAACTCCCCTCATCGTCACCAATAACGGTCTCGAGCTTGAATACGAATAGATAATAAAAATTCTGACATACTCCCTCCCCAGCTTCAGCTTTGGCGGTTATAATGATTGAGCCATGAGGTCGATTCACCTCTATAGGCAAATTTCTCTTGAAAAGAGCCAGGTTCACCCTTTTATTCCTGGCTCTTTTTTTGTACCGCACGAAAGTCATAGAAGTTAAGCCGACCTGGATGCCAGTTCGATGATCGCCCGGCAAAACAGGGGCAGATCATCCGGACGGCGGCTGGAAATCATATTTCTGTCCACCACTACGGGTGCATCCGTCCACAGTGCACCGGCATTGACGAGATCATCTTTTATGCCTGGAGTGGACGTGCACTTATAACCCTTCATGATACCCGCAGAAATAGGAATCCAGCCCGCATGGCAGATGTGAGCCACCACTTTACCCGCTTGATGCATCTCCCGGGTCAGTTCGAGCACTTTCCGATTCCGCCTCAGCCGGTCGGGAGCAAAGCCGCCGCAAATGACGAGAATGTCGAAATCGTCGGATTTCAAGCCATCCAGATGAGCGTCCGCTTTGCACGGATAGCCGTGCTTTCCCATATAGGTTTTGGTTTTATCCGGTGCCGCCACCACCACTTCGGCCCCCTCCTCCATGAGGCGCAGCCTTGGATACCAAAGCTCCAGATCTTCATACATGTCTTCAACAAACATCAGGACCCTTTTTCCCGTTAACCTCGCCATAGATTCCCTCCGCGGCCGGTTTCCGGCTCCAAACGACGACCGGGAATCGCATCGACGATTCCCGGCCATTTATTTGCCTCTCACTCCCAACAGGACTCGCTCAAATCATTCATCGGAACGAGCCCCCCTTCGGAGATAAAAGATTTGAACCTCTCCACTCAGAAAACTAAAAAGTGCGTACACCCGCTAAACGAGGCATCCGGCGACAGCCTTCAAGGTTGCCTCATAATCTGGCTCATGAGTGAGTTCTTTGACCAGTTCAGCGTATTGAATAACGCCCTTCTTATCCACCACGTATACCGCCCTGGCCAATAAACGCAGCTCCTTGATCAGAACGCCGAAAGCCTGACCGAAAGCCGCGTCACGATGGTCGCTCAGCGTTATGACGTTTTCCACTCCCGCAGCTCCACACCACCTCTTCTGAGCAAAGGGAAGATCCATACTGATGGTCAACACCACCACATCTTTGCCCAGTTTGCCCGCTTCATCGTTAAAATGGCGCGTTTCTATATCGCAAACGGGCGTATCGAGAGAAGGAACGGATGAAATGACCACAACCTTTCCCAAATAAGAAGAAAGTTTGACAGGGGACAAACCCGTATCCAACGCCTCGAATTCCGGAGCTTTATCTCCCACCTTTACTTCGTTGCCGGTCAATGTAAGAGGGGACCCCTGCATCGTTACGGCACCTGCTCGATCTGCCATTTTTCCTCCTTTTCGGGTAGATGATTCGCGCTTCATGAAATATTTGAATTTTACTTTTCAACTGCATCATACATCAGCCATTCAAGCCGGTTGACAAGTCACGCAACGAAAATAGGCATGGGCTCACAGAGTGTCAATGCGCCCTTTTCATTTGTAGTCCAAACAAGGTTTGCTCTTCAGCCTCCCCAAGGCATACGGGAATAGACTTCCGATATTTTGTCCCGATATTCCCGGAAGAATTTTTCATGGCCTTTTTCCCATTTGGAAAGCATCGAGAGAGCCTCCCTCGCCTCTCCCTCCGTCTGGGCAGCCATTTTTTCATAAAACTCGCTCAGGTCCTTCTCAATGAGCCACGCCGTGTTGAAAACCGTAACGTCAGGCACCATGGAACCTTCCACACACTGCTGAAGGAACTCGGACCGAGCCCGTTCATCGAAGTAGTTGGTAGGTTCCAGGACTTCCGGTTTGAGCTCCGAAGCATTGAATGGTTGCTGGTTTTTCAGATTTTCCAGGATCTTCGAAATGAAAAGAATATGCTTCTCCTCTTCCTCGATCAAACGCTTGAAGGCGTTCACCGCCGCACCGTACCCCATGCGCTGCAGGGAATATTCAAAGAAACCCTTCCCTGTCTTTTCCTGGTTGAGAGCATATTCGAAAATTTTGATCAAATCCTCATTGGTCGCCATAATCTTCCCCTTCTGTCCGTGGTTCCACTCAATGCAAACACCCCACCGGCCTAAGAGCCTATCCGAAAACCTACCTCGGCAGCGGACACTCCCCTTTAATTCCCCCCTCGAGGGGGGACCAAGGGGGTGTCGCAAAGTCCACAAGTGGTTTCTGGATAGGTCCTAAATACAAGGGAGACAAAAATCAATGGTTCCAGCAGCAGCTTTCCCTTAGCTTTTTAAAATAAGCCCATGACCACGAAATGCCAACACTTTGGTTTGAAGACTCCGCCGCCCCTCCGCATTTAGAGCCTATCCAAAAACCTACCTCGGCAGCGGACACCCCCCTTTAATTCCCCCCTTGAGGGGATTGGCGTCAGGTTAAGAATGTTTTCCTTCCATTCTGAAGACTTACATTTAAATGTGTCCATCAGTTAAATGAGGTCTTCAGAAGGAGGAAAAACAAATGAAGGACAGCCAATTGATTCCTGTTGAAAACATGGACATTAAACTCGATGACGCAACTCTTTTGCTCAAAGCCAAAGAAACTGGCTTCATGAAGCGCATCAGAAAGTTTAATCCATTCGATTTCATAAAGGCTCTCTGCCTTATGACTCTCTACAGCACAGTCAGTCTTGAAGTATTTGCCACAATTCTGGGGTTTGTTGCAGGCTCTTGCATCTCAAAGCAATCCCTCTGGGAGAGGATAACCCCCAAATGTGTT
This region of Desulforhabdus amnigena genomic DNA includes:
- a CDS encoding type 1 glutamine amidotransferase domain-containing protein, coding for MARLTGKRVLMFVEDMYEDLELWYPRLRLMEEGAEVVVAAPDKTKTYMGKHGYPCKADAHLDGLKSDDFDILVICGGFAPDRLRRNRKVLELTREMHQAGKVVAHICHAGWIPISAGIMKGYKCTSTPGIKDDLVNAGALWTDAPVVVDRNMISSRRPDDLPLFCRAIIELASRSA
- a CDS encoding ferritin family protein — translated: MATNEDLIKIFEYALNQEKTGKGFFEYSLQRMGYGAAVNAFKRLIEEEEKHILFISKILENLKNQQPFNASELKPEVLEPTNYFDERARSEFLQQCVEGSMVPDVTVFNTAWLIEKDLSEFYEKMAAQTEGEAREALSMLSKWEKGHEKFFREYRDKISEVYSRMPWGG
- the tpx gene encoding thiol peroxidase; the encoded protein is MADRAGAVTMQGSPLTLTGNEVKVGDKAPEFEALDTGLSPVKLSSYLGKVVVISSVPSLDTPVCDIETRHFNDEAGKLGKDVVVLTISMDLPFAQKRWCGAAGVENVITLSDHRDAAFGQAFGVLIKELRLLARAVYVVDKKGVIQYAELVKELTHEPDYEATLKAVAGCLV